The Tautonia rosea region CCCTTGCCAGACGACCGTATCCGACTCCGGACGGGATTCGATAATCCGGTCGATCGCCTCATCGGCGTTGTCGGTGTCTCTCAGGACGATCGACGAACCCCGTTCCTGCGACGTTGCAGCAACCATCGGTGAAGCTCGCTTTGTTGTAGAGGTTCCCCGCCTGGGTGGGTTGCGGCGTTGCAACCGACCCAGACGGGTTGAAGGGAATCTAGCGAGCGTTCCGATTCGTGTCAATCAAATATGCCAAGTTCTAAACGTCTGTACGTTTCATTTTTGACTGATCCGATTCCCGATCCTCGGAATCCCTACCGCTGTCCCTAGCTGCTACCCCTTCAAGGATCGCTCGGACGATCGACCGTATTTCGACGGTCGATTGTCTCACGGAGGGATCGAAGGTGTTCCCGTTCGGTGAACTCTCGGATGACGGCATTGACGATGGACCTTATCTCGGCCGTTTTCATCCGACCCCCCCGGAAGCTCCCGACCGTCTTCAATCTCGAGGCATGGGGGTGTTGATCCCCGTTCAATCGGAGTTTCTTCGGTTGCCTCCCCGGCAGTCTCCCCCGACGGGTAGCAGGGGGAGGAAGTACCCCGAGATTCCGAGCCGTCCGGATCGCGTATGCGACCGGGAAGTAATCCACTTCCGGGGATTCCCGTTGGATGACCCGATGGATTTCAGCGACGGTCAACCCCTCCATGGCGAGACGGAGGGCCTTCGCCTTCTCCGTCTCGCTCAACCGTCGGGGAGGGGCTTTCGCGGGTTTCGGTCGATACTCAATCCCGGTGATATCCGAGTGTGCCTTACCCAAGCGGATTCCGCTAACCGTACTCGGAGCGATGTTGTAAAGATCGGCGATATACGCATCCGAGAGACCACCGGCGATCAACCGGGCAATCTGCCGAACCGCGACTAGGGACAAGTGACTAGCCATCTGATACCCTCCCGACGGCTAGGATTAGACCACGATATCCCGGATCAAACCGAACGACTCGATATGCCGGAACGCGATATCAACGAGATTTTCAATCGTCAGCCGAACGATACCCGAAGTGTCCTTGGAGTAAGGGTTGACCGTGATGATCGACCCTCCCCACATCCCGATATACACGCTCGACCAATCCCCGAAGATCATGGCGTGAAGGTTCGTCCCGGTCCCCTTGGTCAGATTCGAGGGAACCTGATTCGAGCGAGCAACCGGATATCCGAGGATGGTACTCGTCAGGTCATCGAGGATGAAAACGGGTTGACCCGCAACCTTCGGGGTCTGCAGGAGCTTCGAAGCGACCCCCGGGGTCGTGAGATAGCCGAGATTCCCCATGAGGGCGTTTTGAACGTCAACCTTGGCCATAAGGTCAACGACGTTTGCCCACGCCAGGGCCGCTCCGTTGGTCCCCAGAGAGACAACCTGTGCATTCCCGACGGGGAGAAGGGTCGTGAGGCCCGAAGGTTCCGCCCCGGTTCCGCTCCCCGCGATTGCAGCCGAGTCGATCGACTTGGCAACTGCATAAACAAGGTCATTCCTGACCATATCTTCGACAGATAAGGAAGATTGCCGGATGACCTGCCGGGTCACTTCGATGAACGATCCCACCCGTTTCGGAGTCATCGGGATTTGGTCGATCACGGGGTTCGATTCGTCGAACGCAACCCCTTCCGCTTTCCATCCCCCGGCAGCAATCGCCGTTTGCTTCGGGATTGCGAGGTTGCCGTACAGGTCTTCCAGGACGGTTGCCCCAAGGGATCGGACGACCAGGGCGTTGCGGAGATGATCGACCAGCGACGGGGATACGGTCGTCTGGACCGACTTACCGGCCGATCCCGAATCCGTCGTCATCGCCCGGGTATTCAGGCTGAGCGAGTGAGGGACGACGAATTGATTCCCGTCGAATAGCTGCCCCGTCCGGAGGGCGTATTCCTGGGTCGTCTCCGCTTCGATCCCGTCCAACTGACGACCGGAAAGGATACGGTTTGCCGCTCGGAGGATGCTGAATCGATGCCGACCGTCCCGAGTGTTCCCGGTGTCATCCATCGGGAGAGGATCGGAAACACGGGGTTCGAGCGTCATCGAGCGTTCGTGGTCGATTCGCTGGATATCGGCCAAAACCGCGTTGAATCGTCGCTCAACATCCGGCAAAGAGGCATCGGAGGCGTTGAACAGTTCTTCCCGAATCTTTCGGGCCTTCACGATCAGAGCATTCCGGGTTTCGGTCACTAGTGAGCCTCACTAAGACAGTGATTCATGGTCCCCCCGACGGTGGGGGAGAAGTCTTCCAAGGGTCGAAAATCATTGGAAAAGGGAGGAAAAGGGAGGAAAAGGGAGGAACTAATCGAAATTGAAGCGGCTGACGAAATGCGTACAAATTAGGGTAAAAAACTGGCTCTTTTTGTGTGGACACCTAACAACGGGGATTGACATATTTTCATTGGTAGAAAATTCGGCCCCCCTCCCCGGGCCTGGAATCCTTCCGAGTGAGGAACCGATCGAGATAGGTCCGAATCACGGGTTTCCCCGACGGGGCAGGGGGAGGGGAGACGATCACGAACTTCCCTGAACCCCGATCGGAAACCGGGTGTTGATCGTACATATCGGCCCATTTCGTGAAGGCCCGCCCCTTCGAACTTCTTACCTTCAACGGCATCGTTGAACCTCCCCCCGTCAGGCCGTGACAACATCCTTAAAGACCACGAACCGCCCGGGATTCCTCAATCCCACGTCCAGATGGACGAATCCACACACTCGAATGAGTCCGCTCGTATCGCGGCTGTATGGATTGTTCAACACTTCAACCGTTCCCCATATGATTACGCAAACCTGGGAGAAATCCCCGAAAATTGCAGAACCCAAAACGGGACCGCTCGTCCCTTTCTCCAAGTCATCGGGAAGCCCGATATGGGGGAAGCTGGGCGATTCGCTGACCATGCCGGTCAGGGTGTCGGCAAGGTAGATCGGTTGACCGCTCACAAGGGGCGTCCGCTTCATTTTCTCCCGCGTTTTCGCGGATAAGACCCACGCACACGTCTTAGGGTCGATACCCTTCTCAGCGAGCATCCTTTCCGCTTCAAGGGCCTTAGCGAATGTGAGTTCTCCCCCGTTCGTTCCGAGGCTTAGGCACTGAGCGTTCCCGACGGGGAATCGAGTGAGGATGCCGTTCGGTTCGTTCGCGGCCGGAACGCCAGCAAACACAACCTTGTCGATGCCCTCTGCGATGGCCTTGACCAGATCGCCGGAAACCTGATTCAGACTGTCCGAATTCTGAATCAGCGTCCGGGTTGTCTGGACGGTCGCCACCGCTCGCTTTGGGGTGAGTTGATCCCCCCCGAGATAGACCGACGATTCCGAGGCTTCGGCGTACTCGCTCAAGAATTCGAGGGTCGATCCGGTCTCCCCGAAGAACGGGAGTGTGACCGATCCGACCGATTCGAAGCCCGTTACGATCGTCCCACCGAGGCGGCCGACAAGGCTTGCTTGTCGCAAAGCATCTCCGAACGGGAGCATGACCCCCGATCCGGCGACAAGACCGGCCCCCGATCCCGCCCCGGTTGTGAGTAACCGTTGCTGAACCGGAACCTTAGCCGTCAACGGGATCAACACACTCGCATCATTCGCCCGGGGCAGACGGGGGGACGAATAGTACCGCCGTTGAAGCTCGGATTGATCCCGACGTTCGGTATCGTCTGGTTTCCCCCTGACGGCTAGGCGGATCGCGTTTGCGAGGGAGTTGTCAGTCTCGACCATCGTTTGATTCAATTCCATATCCCCTTATCATTAACAATTAAGAATTCGCCGAATTAACGATGTCATTAACCGATGATTCGACAACGCGGATCGAATCCCCGATCCGGATTGACTTCAAGGCCCCTTTGAGGATCAGTCCGTAGGTGGCGCTGTGCGACCTCCCAAGCCGCTTTGCCGCTTGGTTAACGCTTATGTGACTC contains the following coding sequences:
- a CDS encoding phage major capsid protein, with amino-acid sequence MKARKIREELFNASDASLPDVERRFNAVLADIQRIDHERSMTLEPRVSDPLPMDDTGNTRDGRHRFSILRAANRILSGRQLDGIEAETTQEYALRTGQLFDGNQFVVPHSLSLNTRAMTTDSGSAGKSVQTTVSPSLVDHLRNALVVRSLGATVLEDLYGNLAIPKQTAIAAGGWKAEGVAFDESNPVIDQIPMTPKRVGSFIEVTRQVIRQSSLSVEDMVRNDLVYAVAKSIDSAAIAGSGTGAEPSGLTTLLPVGNAQVVSLGTNGAALAWANVVDLMAKVDVQNALMGNLGYLTTPGVASKLLQTPKVAGQPVFILDDLTSTILGYPVARSNQVPSNLTKGTGTNLHAMIFGDWSSVYIGMWGGSIITVNPYSKDTSGIVRLTIENLVDIAFRHIESFGLIRDIVV
- a CDS encoding phage major capsid protein, with product MELNQTMVETDNSLANAIRLAVRGKPDDTERRDQSELQRRYYSSPRLPRANDASVLIPLTAKVPVQQRLLTTGAGSGAGLVAGSGVMLPFGDALRQASLVGRLGGTIVTGFESVGSVTLPFFGETGSTLEFLSEYAEASESSVYLGGDQLTPKRAVATVQTTRTLIQNSDSLNQVSGDLVKAIAEGIDKVVFAGVPAANEPNGILTRFPVGNAQCLSLGTNGGELTFAKALEAERMLAEKGIDPKTCAWVLSAKTREKMKRTPLVSGQPIYLADTLTGMVSESPSFPHIGLPDDLEKGTSGPVLGSAIFGDFSQVCVIIWGTVEVLNNPYSRDTSGLIRVCGFVHLDVGLRNPGRFVVFKDVVTA